Within the Bradyrhizobium cosmicum genome, the region ACCGAATCGTGCGGCTGCGAGGCAATGACTCGGCGCTGAGCCGACAGGCCCTTGGCGGTAACAAGGTCTGGCTCGGTCACAACGGCTCATCGTCGGCGGTCGACGTCTCCGCGGGGAGCGATACGATATCTCCGCCGCCATAATCGTCCTCCGGATCTGCCCGAAGCGTCTGAAGGCAAAGCCGATCCTCCACCGCCAGGACACCGGGAACGGTTTCGCAGGCCACGACCGCTGCCTGACGCGCGGCCTCGCTTCGGACGACGCCACGCAAGGTCACGACACCGTCCCTGACGCTGACATTCAGTCCGCTTGGATGCCACGGCGCATCCGACATTGCGGCGAGAACAGACTGCCGAATCTGATTGTCGTTCTCCAGGCTGCCCGGGACTTTCGTCAGCGGGCCGGCAACCGTGGACACGAAGTCGGAGCGGGTGATCATCCCGACGATTCGCCCTTCGTGCATCACCGGAATATGGTTGACGCGCCGGCACTCCATCAAGGCGGCGATCTCGCCGAGCGGCGTGTCTTCGGCCACGGTCACCGGGTCAGGTGTCATGACCTGTTCGACCTTCTGCCCGTGCTCCTTCACGAACTCCCGCGCGATGCGGTCTGCTCCGAGCAGGAGCGACAGCAGCCGTCTGCGCACATGCTCCGTCCCGATTTCCGTCCTTCGCAGGAAATCGCTCTCGCAGACGATGCCGACCAGCTTTCCGCCTGCGTCGGTGACCGGCAACCCGCTGAAGTGATGCGACAGCATTAATTGGATCGCGTTGGCAACCGAGGATTCGGGGCTGATCGTGACCACCGGCTGGGACATGATCTGGTGTGCTTGCATGTGTGGTCTCCGGAGCAGCTCACAGATAGCTCCCGCCTCGACCGGCATCTTGACCAGGATCAACGTCGGACCGCGCCCGGGTGCGATGCTGGCGCCGTTCAGCGATCGGGAATCCCATGCGCCTGCGAGCCTTGTACCTTGCAGCTTTCCTGGCAGCGTGCTCGGCGACCGCGGCGCTGCCGGTTCTGCATGGAAGTGCGGCGGCGCAATCCGCGCCGGTCGCCGATCCGATCGCCCTCTCCGACGCGATGACCCGGCTTCAGCTTCAGCACGCCAAGCTGTGGTTTGCCGGCAAGCTCGGCAACTGGGCCCTTGCAAGCTACGAGGTTCAGAAGATCGACCTTACCCTCGAGGCAGCCGGCAAGCTGCTGCCTGCCGAGGGCTCGATCCGGAGCCAGGTCACGCGGACGAAGGAGCAATTGGAGGCCGTGCGCCAAGCCGTCCGGCTCAAGGACCTCTCCGTGTTCACCAAGGCCTATTCGAGCCTGACGAATGAATGCAACGGCTGCCATCGCGCCAACGGATATGCGTCGATCGCGATTCAGCTGCCCGCCATACCACCCGTTCCAAATCAGCTGTTCGTCGATCAGGTGAGCGAGGGCAAGGCGCTTGCGCGCTCGGCCTGCGGAACCTGCCACGTCATTGCAGACGTCGCGAAGGAATCGCCGGCGTCCCGCCCGCCGGCACCGGACCTCCCGGAGATCGTCGTCCGGTCGTCATTCTCGGCCGATGCGATCCGCCAATTGCTCTCGTCGGGCCACCGCCGGATCGGGCCTGCTCAGGCCATGGCCAATCCGAGGCTGACGGAGAACCAGATCGAGGCGGTCGTGGCATATCTCGAGACCTTGCGCGCCGACCGGTCCCGTTAGGCTGTCGTCTTGGCGGTTCGCCGGTGCGAGGCGAGCCGCAATCATCTCCAAATGTCTAGCCCTTGTGGCAGCACGAGCCGCCGCCGCCCTTCTCCTCGCCCGCGAGCACGCTGCGGCTGTTACGATCAGGCGGGATGTCGCCGGCGGCATTGGCCGCGAAGAAGCCGGTGGGCTTCAGTATGAAGCCGGCATATTCGACCGGCATGATCGGAAAGTCCTCGGGCTTGCAGACATGGGTGTGGCCGAAGGAGTGCCACACCACGATGTCGGCATTCTCGATATTGCGGTTCTGCGCGGCGTAGCGCGGCAGGCCGTCGCCGCCGGCGTGGACGTTGGGATAGTCGCCGCTGGCGTATTTTTCGTCCGCATTGAACGCCGTCACCCAGACGTGCTTGGTGGCGAAGCCGCCGCGCTTGCGCACGTAGCTGCCCTCCTGCGCCAGCATGAGCGGGCTCGGGCTGACGACGAGCTTGTAGGCCGGCGCATTGCCGACGGAGTTGGTCTCGTTGGGATTGCTGATTTTCCAGAACCGGCCGGTCTCGCCATTGGCGATCGCCGCGGCGTCCCGCTCGCGCGACAGCACGCGCGTCGTGGTGTCGAATGCGTTGCCATGGGGGTTGTCCGCGCCCCAGGGCCGCGGCACGAACTCGTGCTCGGTGACGGTGTTGCCGCCGCCGTCGAGATTCATGTGCATGCGCACGTTGAAGAAGTGTTGGTGCGTCGGGCCTCCGAGATTGTCGTCGACCATGCCGCCCCATTTGTACGTCTGGCCGGATGGCACCGCGGCGGTCTGGATGATGCCGGTGAGCTTGGCCTCGAGCTGGATCGTGCCGTCCTGGTAGAGGTACCAATAGAAGCCGTAGTCGTAATTGCCGACGGTGGCGAAGAACGAGATGACGAGGCGACGCGAACGGCGGACCTCGAACAGGCCGTTGCGGAATTCATAGTGTTTCCACGCAATTCCGTAGTCTTCTTCATGCATGCAGATCGCGTTCTGCATGACGAATGGCTCACCCCTGTTGTCGGCGGCCGGCACGTCGAAATAATGGATGTTGCCGAGGCAGTCGCAGCCGAGCTCCAGCGCATTGGCGAGCATGCCGAGGCCGTATTCGCCGGCATCGAACGCCGACTTCCAGAAGTGGTTCTCGGTCGGGTCGGCATAGGGCACCACCATCTCGGTGACGCTGGCGCGATGGATCAGCGACCGCTTTCGGGCACCGTCCTGATAGCTGAGCTGATGCAGCACAAGGCCCTCGCGCGGCGTGAAGCCGACGCGAAAGCTCCATTTCTGCCAGTCGACCTTCCAGCCATCTACCTTGAAGCTCGCGCCCTCGGGCTGTTCGATATGCAGCGGCTTGATGTCGGTGCGCGGGTTTTTCACCTCATGCGCACCGTAGTTCCGCTTCTTGCGTGGGATCGGCACGATCGGATCTGCGTCCGTGAGGTGAATGACCTTGCCGGCGATCAGGTCGACGACGGCGACAACGCCCTCGATCGGGTGCGCATAGCCATTGTCCTGAAGGTGCTCGCGGAAAAAGCTGACGGCGCGGACGATACGCGCGCCGCGCTCGAACTCCATGTCGAAGAAGCCCGAGGAAAACGGGTCGACCTGGATCAGCTCGATGTCCTTGTCGGTCAGCCCGCGCCGAACCATCGCCGCGCGCCAGCCGGGGTCGGCCTTGACCACGGCCTCGCATTTGAAGAATTCCTCCAGCATCACCGGCGGCTGCCCATAGGGCGCCTCGCGGTTCGGAATGACTTTTCGCGCGACGATCTCGTTGCGGGCGAGATCGACGACGTGCTCGACCGCCTCGCCTGTGGTGATGTCCAGCGTCAGCGCGAAGGCACGGCGCCCTGCTCTATCAGCGGCCAGCTCCTGCTTGGTGGGCTCTTCCAGCCGCACGGTCGGGAAGCGGCAATTCTCCGGCGAGGTCGCAGCAGCGCGCACCAGCGTGCAGGCCGCGGTGATCTCTTCGGCGGTCAGCGGATCGAGCGCGTGCGGGGTCGCGGTTTGCGCGGTGGCTTTGACGGTATCGAGCATGGTGATGTCCAGACGTCAGCGCGGGGCGAAATGCGTGGTGATGGCGCGGAAGGCGGCGAGCCAGCGGTGGTCGAGCGGAATGTCCATCGCCTTGGGCTGGGTCGCGAGCTTGACGATGACGGTGTCGGTGACAGCATCAATGTAGAGCCACTGACCGTGTATGCCGATCCCGGCGAGATCGTTCCGCGAGGGATCGATCGTGTACCATTTGCTGCGGTAGCGGGCGCCCGGGAAGATGTCGGCGAGGTCGCCGTCGGCCCACGCCCTGGGGTCGCCGTTCTCGTGGATGTCGTCGATCCACCAGCCCGGCACCACCTGCCGTCCCTCGACCAGGCCGCGATTGCGGATCATCTCGCCGAAGCGCAGCAGATCGCGCGCTGTGACCGAGAGACCGCCGGCGATGCGGCCCATGCCGTGGCTGTCGAGCGTGAGTGAGCCATCCTCCTCGGCGCCCAGGGGCTGCCAGAGATATTCGGAGAGGATGCGCGGATAAGGCATGCCGCAGGCGCGCTCATAGACCCAGCCGAGCACCTCGGTGTTGGTCGAGACGTAGTGAAACACCTTGCCATGCGGCTTGCCGGTGCCGCGTAGCGTGGTGAGGTAGGCGCGCTGATGGCCGGGCTCGACGCCCGGCGGAGGCACGTCCCAGCCCGAGGAGAAGCGATAGCGCGCGACGTCGCCGGCGGGGTCCTCGTAATCCTCCTCGAACTTGATCGCGACGGCCATGTCGAGGACGTTGCGAACGGTGCAGCTGCCGTAGACCGAATTCTCCAGCTCCGGCACGTAGCGCACCACCCGCGCCTCGGGATCGAGCAGCCCGCGCGCAGCGAGGACGCCGCCGAGCGTGCCGGCGATCGACTTGCTGATCGAGCAAATCAGATGCGGCGTGGTCACGCTCATGCCGTCGCCGTACCATTCGTGGATCAGCGTGCCCCGGTGCATCACCAGCAGCGCATCGCCAAAGGTCTCCCGCAGCGTGGCCTCGATCGTGGTCGACTTGCCGTCCGGCGCGGTGAAGCCGAGCTTTTGCAGCTCGTGCGGCGCGCTTGGTATCGGCGTCGGATGCGCGGAGCGGCGGACCTCGGCGGTCGGCAGCACTTCGCGGGTGTGGGTAAAGCCCCAGCGGATTGCAGGAAAGCTGCGCCAGTTGGCGCGGGTCACCTGGGCCTCTGGCGCGGGCGGGCTGCCGCGCATGATCTCGGTCGGTCGCATCTCTATCCCTCCGCGAAGCCCGATCCCAACCCCGGTGTTGGGAACGGCAACGAAGACTGCACCCGGGCGCCGTCCGGCGTTATCGAGATCCGGCAATATTTTGCTGGACAGGCACCATGGCCGTGCCAGTCTGGCGTGGTTCTTGCTAGCTATTCGACTTGCAGATTCCAATGTAGTGTCATGGCCTTAAGCGCAACTCTTCCGATTCAGGACTCAGCTCCCAATCTGCTTCAGGCGAGCAGTACGGACGTCGACGAGCACTGCGCCGGCCTCGGCCGTTGGCGGCTGAGCTACGATCAGATCAGCGCCGGCGCGTTCCGCGGCAGCTTTACGCAGCTCTCTTTGCCCCGGCTCGAAGTGTTCCGCGAGATCACCAGCCAGCAGGTGCGCCAACACGGCCAGCTCGGAGCCGACAGCTTTGCCATCGGCCTGCCCTGGCACGACGATGCCGAGGTCAGTTGCAACGGGACCAGTGCCAGGGGCGCCCGCGTGCTCGCCAGCATCGACGCTGAGATCGACATGTGTACGCCGAAGGCCTTCGAGCTGCGCGGTGTCGTTGCCGGCACAATGCTGATCGCGGAGCTTGCAGCCCGGCTCGATATCGAGTTGCCGCGCGCCGTCTGGCACCAGTTGCGGGTGATCGAGACCGAGGAAGCACCGGTCGCGCGGCTGCGCGCCCTTCTGACTGCGATTCAAGAGACTATCACGACTGCCCCGGAAAGGTTCGATGATCTCGTGGCGCGCCAGGCGCTGGAGGATGCCCTCCTCGTCGAGATCCTGGACATGTTGCCGACGGCACGCGCCAGCGACCCCGGCCGCAGCTCAGCGGCCCGGCGGCGCACCGTCGATCGCGCCCGCGAGCTGATGCATGGCAGCGGCGATCGTTCGCTATCAATTCTGGAAGTCTGCAAGGCGGTCGGCGCGAGCCCGCGCAAGCTCGGCTATTGTTTCCAGGAAGTGGTGGGCACCAGCCCGATGCACTATTGGCGCGCGATGCGCCTGAACCGCGTGCGGCGGGATCTCAAGCGCGCCGGCGACACTGACGTTTCCGTCTACGACGTCGCCGTACAGCACGGCTTCTGGCACTTCAGCCAGTTCTCGCTCGACTACAAGCGCCACTTTTCCGAGTTGCCCTCGGAGACGCTGCGGCGCGCCAGGCTGGCGGCCTGACGCACTGTCTGCCCCTTACCAGGTCGGCAGATAGGTGCCCTTGAAGCGCGTTTCCAGAAACGCCTTCACCTGGTCGGAGTGATAGGCCTCGGTCAGCTGCTTCACCCACGGCTTGTCCTTGTCCTCCTCGCGGACGGCGAGAATGTTGACCCAGGGACCATCGGGGTTTTCACGCGCGATCGCGTCGATCGCCGGATTAAGTCCGGCCTGCACCGCGTAATTGTTGTTGATCGAGACGACGTCGACGTCCTGAAGCGCGCGCGGGAGCTGGGCGGCATCCAGCTCGACGAAGCGGAGCTTCTTCGGGTTTTCGGTGATGTCGGCAATGGTCGACGCGACGTTGTTGTTGTCCTTCAGCTTGATCACGCCGTGCAGCGCCAGGATCATCAGGCCGCGCGCGCCGTTCGAGGGATCGTTGGCGATGGCGACGCGGGCGCCCTCGGGCAGGTCGGCGAGCTTCTTGTATTTCTGCGAATAGACGCCTTGCGGCGAGCCGATCGTGGTCGCGACCTTGACGATCTTCCAGCCGGTCTTGGAGATCTGGTTCTTCAGGTACGGCTCGTGCTGAAAGGAGTTCGCCTCGAGGTCCTTCAGGGCCAGCGCCTGGTTCGGGATCACGTAGTCGGTGAATTCGACCACTTTGATGTCGAGGCCGCGCTCGGCGCCGACCTTCTTCACGACGTCCAGGATCTCGGCATGCGGGCCGGCGGTGACGCCGACACGGATGGTCTCGGCCTGAGCCGCGGTCGCAAGCAAGGCTGCAGCCGCAAGGGTTGCCAGAAAACGCATTGTCATCTCCAGTTTCGAAAAATCGGGTTCAGCGATGCCGCAGCCGGCGGTTGACCCGGCGCGCCAGATAATCCCCCGCGCTCTGGACGAGCTGCACCAGCGCGATCAGCACGACCACGACGGCGAGCATCATCTCCGGCATGAAGCGCTGGTAGCCGTAGCGGATGCCGAGATCGCCGAGGCCGCCGCCGCCGACAGCACCGACCATGGCGGAGTAGCCGAGCAGGCTGACCACCGCCAGCGTCAGGGCCAGAACCAGTCCGGGCAGCGCCTCGGGGATCAGCACCTTGAGCACGATCTGGATTGGCGAGGCCCCGAACGAGGATGCGGTCTCGATCAGGCCGCCGTCGACCTCGCGGATCGCTGCCTCGACGAGGCGCGCGATGAACGGCGTCGACGCGATGACCAGCGGCACGATCGCCGCGGTCGAGCCGATCGAGGTGCCGGCAATCAGCCGCGTGAATGGGATGATGGCGACGACCAGGATGATGAAAGGCGTCGAGCGCGTCGCGTTGACGACGATGCCGAGCACGCGATTGACGGCGGGCGCCGAGAACAGCTCGCCCTTCCTGCTGGTGGCGAGGAAGACCCCGAGCGGCAGGCCGAAGGCGGTGCCGAGCAGCGCCGCGATGCCGACCATGTACAGGCTTTCGCCGGTGGCCTGGATGATCAGGTTGATGAGTTCAGGCGACATAGCCGAGACGCTCCGCCGAAAATTGATATTGAGACAGCCAGGCAAGCGTGCGCGTCACCGCGCCCTCGCCGCTGGGAATTCCAAGAGGAATGCCGAGCACCAGCGAGCCCACATGCTGACCGCCGATCTCGTCGATCCGGGCCGACAGCAGCGCAACATCGAGGCCTAGCTCGCGCGCGAGCCGCGCCACCAGCGTGTCGCCGGCCCCTGCCCCGCGGACCTGGACGCGGATCACGGCCTGCCCGCCTACAGGCGGCTCCGCCACGATCCGGCTTTGCAGCGAGACCGGCAGGCTGTCGCCGATCGCCTCGGCCAGGAAGGATTGCGTGATCGGATGACTGGGATGGGTGAAGATGTCGGCGACATGGCCGCTCTCGACGACGTGGCCGGCGTCGAGCACCACCACGTCCTTGGCGAGCTGGCGCACCACCGACATCTCGTGGGTGATCAACACGATGGTCACGCCCAGCTCGCGGTTGATGTTGGCGAGCAGGTCGAGGATGGCGCGCGTGGTCTGCGGATCGAGCGCCGAGGTCGCCTCGTCCGACAGCAGCACGCTCGGCCGCGTCGCCAGCGCCCGCGCGATCCCGACGCGCTGCTTCTGGCCGCCGGAAAGCTCGGAAGGATAACGGTCGTGCTTGTCAGCGATTCCGACCAGCGCCAGCAGCTCCGCAACGCGGGCCTTGATGTCGGCCTTGGTCCAGCCGGCGATCTCGAGCGGCAGCGCGATGTTGTCGGCCGCCGTGCGCGACGACAGCAGGTTGAAGTGCTGGAAGATCATGCCGATCGATCGCTGCGCCAGCCGCAATTCGCGGCCCGCCAGCGCCGAGATCTCTCTGTTATCGACGATGACATGACCCGTGGTCGGCTTCTCGAGCCCGTTGATCAGCCGGACCAGGCTCGACTTGCCGGCGCCGGACCGGCCGATCACACCCGTGATCGACCCACGCGGAATCGCGAAATCGATATCCTGCAGCGCGTTGACGCCGGGCTTGCTGCGATAGGCCGGATAGGTCTTCGAGATGCCAGCGAAACGGACCATGGCGTCCGCTTCAACTGCGGCAGGTGAAATCGCTTCGAGCGTTTCGAGCGGTTGTCCGATCGCGAGCGATTGGTGGGCGTTCATGGGAGGCGGCCTTCGTGCACAATAGTTCGCTTGCCCGCTTGCCCCAGTGACCTGCGGGAATCTGGTCGCATGAGCGACGGGGTAAAACAGCGGCTACGCGGCTCAGATGCACCGCGCTGCACTGCAGCACGCACCATCGCCTTTTCAGGTCTTTCGTGCAATTTCAGATATTTGCGAGGAGTTGGACGAAGTTTTCCCAATCCTGCCTCAGAGAAGAAAATTTCCCTCGCCGGGGGTATCAGCCTCCGCTCGGGCTGACTCTATCGCCCCCTGAACTTCGGCTTGCGCCGCGTCAGGAACGCATCGACGCCCTCCTTGTGGTCCTCGCTGAGGCTGGCAAGCGCGAACTGGTCGACGTCCATGTGGCTTGCCAGATCGTCTAGCGCATGCGCGAGCCGGTTGACGGTGAGCTTCGTCATGGCGACCGAGAGCGGCGGCTGCGCGGCGACCTTGCGCGCAAGCTCCATCGCGGCGTCGAACGCATGGCCGGGGTCGACCACCTGCTCGACCAGGCCCCATTCGTAGGCTTCGTCCGCGCTGATGCGCTCATCGGCCAGGATCACCGCCTGCTTGGTGCGGGCCGGGCCGATCAGATGCAGCATGCGCGGGATGCTCTGCCAGCTCATGTTCATGCCGAGCCCGACCTCGGGCACGCGCAAATGCGCGTCGCGGCCCATGACTCGGAAGTCGAGCGCCACGGCCAAAGCCACGCCGCCGCCGACGCAGAAACCCTCGATCGCCGCGATCGTGATCTGCTCCATCTCCTGCCAGGCGTGAGTCAGGCGCGGCCCGAGCTTGAGGTGCCGCCTGAGCGTGCCGAGGTCCATGTCCTTGCGCGCGCGCCCTTCGGAATCCTTGAGGTCGAAGCCGGCACTGAAGGCGCTGGTGCTGCCCGTCAGCACCACGACGGAGGTCGCGGAATCGTCCTCGAAGCTGCGCGCGGCCGCGGTGAGCTGGCGCAGTGCCTCCGGTGACAGCGCGTTGATGCCGTCGCCGCGGTCGAACCGCACGATCGCGATCCGCCCGTCCGGCCCCAGGCCCTTCTCGATCTTCACATAGTCCGTCAAGGCAATCTCCCCGGTTTCCTGTTGGTCTTGATCACAAATGCCCGGTCCGCCGATGCTCCGGCTGGGAGCCTTCCACCGGAAACCGGATCGTGGTGCCGAGCGTGATCCAGTTGGCGTTCTCGCCGGTGATGTTGCGGCCGTAGATCACGTCCACGGAGAATATCTCGTTCGGGCGGTAGCGCATGCCGGTCTGGAAGCGCGGCTGCACGATGCTTGCGATCTCGGAGGCTCCGGCCTGCCCGTACGCTTCGATCGTCCATTGCAACGTGTCGGTAAACTTCCAGTCGAAACCGACGCCATAGGTCAGATAATGCCGGTCGACGCTGCGATCCCAGAGCCAGCCGCCGTTGACGTTGATGCGCATGGTCTCGGACAGGCGAAAGGTTGCGGGGATGACGGCAAAGGCGGTCAGCGCCTCGCCGGTCGCAGCATCGAACGATCCTCCGCCATAGGCCGACAATCCCCACCGGCCGATCCCGGTCGGGATGAAATTGGTCTTGGCTTTCGGAGCCAATGTCGTGCTCCAGTCGCCATCGCTGCGGGCCCGGATGGTCTGCAGGCTCAGCTCGATCGGCCTGAAGGGATCGACGACGCAGGACGGATTGGCGACCGCGGAGACATCCGTATTGGACGCAGCCGAGATCCAGCTCTCGACCTTGCAGGAGCCGACTTCGGAGATATCGGCGGCATCCACCGCATAGGCGCCATTCGCGGCACGCGCATCCTGCGGCGCGAATGCGACAAGTGTCGCGACTGCGGCGGCCATTCCAGTGTGTGCAGCCCATCCCATAGTGGGATGTTAGCAGAGTCTTCGCCTCGACAACGGCCGGATTCTGGGACTATCTTCGCACTCATGAGTGAACATCATCACGACCACGATCACGACCATTCCGAGCTGTCGGAGACCGAGCTGCGCGTGCGCGCGCTCGAGACCATTCTGACCGAAAAAGGCTATGTCGAGCCGGCTGCGCTCGACGCCATCATCCAGGCCTACGAGACCAAGATCGGCCCGCATAACGGCGCGCGCGTCGTCGCCAAGGCCTGGACCGATCCGGCCTTCAAGGCGGCGCTCCTGGAGGACGGCAGCAAGGCCATCGGCACGCTCGGCCATGTCAGCCGCGTCGGCGACCATCTCGTCGTGGTCGAGAACACCCCTGAGCGCCACAACATGGTCGTGTGCACGCTGTGCTCCTGCTACCCCTGGGAAATGCTGGGGCTGCCGCCGGTCTGGTACAAGGCCTCGCCCTATCGCTCGCGCGCGGTGAAGGACCCGCGCGGCGTGCTCGCCGATTTCGACGTCACGCTGCCGGAGGACATTGAAATCCGGGTCTGGGACTCGACCGCCGAGACGCGTTTCCTGGTGCTGCCGATGCGGCCCGAGGGCACCGAAGGCTGGAGTGAGGAGCAGCTCGCAGACCTCGTCACGCGCGATTCCATGATCGGCACCGGCTTCCCCAAAACGCCCGGAGCGCCCTCATGAACGGCGTGCACGACATGGGCGGCATGGATGGGTTCGGCAAGGTCGAACCCGAGCCGAACGAGCCGATGTTTCACGCCGATTGGGAATCACGCGTCCTCGCCATGGTGCGCGCGATGGGCGCGGCCGGCGCTTTCAATATCGATACCTCACGCTTCTATCGCGAGACGCTGCCACCGGACGTTTATCTCTCGAGCTCCTACTACAAGAAATGGTTTCTCGGCCTCGAGGAGATGTTGATCGAGAAGGGCTACCTCACCCGCGATGAGGTTGCCGCCGGCCACGCGATGCAGCCGGCGAAGGCGCTCAAGCACGGCAAGTTCGATCTCAGCCAGGTCGAGCGCGTGATGGTGCGCGGCAAGTTCGGCCGCACCGCGCCTGCGCCCGCCAAATTCAATATCGGCGACAAGGTGCGCGCCAAGAACATCCACCCGGCCACCCATACGCGGCTGCCGCGCTATGTACGCGGACATGTCGGGGTGGTCGAACTGAATCACGGCTGCCACGTGTTTCCGGATTCGGCTGCGATGGAGCTCGGCGAAAATCCGCAATGGCTCTACACGGTCGTATTCGAAGGCCGCGATCTCTGGGGTGAGGATGGCGATCCGACCCTCAAGGTCTCGATCGACGCGTTTGAGCCATATCTGGATCCGGCGTCATGAGCAGCGCGCTTGCGGCCGCCGCCACGGCGGCCATTCCGAGCATTCCGCGCGACGACGAGGGCCCGGTGTTCCGCGCGCCCTGGGAGGCACATGCCTTCGCCATGGCGTTGAGCCTGCACGATCGCGGCGTGTTCACCTGGCCGGAATGGGCCGCGGCCCTCGCCGACGAGATCAAGCGTGCACAGGCCGCCGGCGATCCTGACACTGGCGAGACCTACTATCTGCACTGGCTCGCCACGCTGGAAGGACTGGTTGCACGCAAGGGCGTCGCCTCGATGGACACGCTGCACCGTTATCGTGACGCCTGGGACCACGCGGCGGATCGCACGCCGCACGGCAAGCCGATCGAGCTGCGGCCGGAAGATTTTGGTTAGCCGGCGCACGAACCCGCAGCCTGCGCGCGCTTTGCATCTAATCTAATGTCGGCTTGTTGACCGCGGGCAAACGCGCGGGATAACGCATCCGGGTATCAACCGTCGTCATCGCGGGGACCTGTGAGCGCACCAGCCGGAAACGGACCGACAATCACGATCATGGCCGAAGAGGAACCCGTCGAAATTGGTTTCCCGATGGTGGCCGCCTATCACGGCCAATCCGCTCTTGCGATGGCCGCGATCGTATTTCAGGCGCAGCGCGCGGCAATCGCCCTGTTGTCGCCCGAGGCGATACCGGCGCGAGGCGACATCAGCATCGTGAGCGGACACCCCGGCCCCGGCGTGCGGGACGCATTCGAGTTCGTCACGCGCGCGGTCACCCGCGGGGCCTATACCGTCGATCGCGCGCGGCCTGACGCGAGGTTCGTGCCGGGCCAGGACATCTCCTACAGCTTCCGAATGACCATCGCTGAGCGAACCGCTGAGATCGCGCTGCTGCCTGGCGTGTTGCCCGAGCGGTTCTTCGATCTCGTGTTTAACAAGTCTCGCACCGCGGCGCAGGAGCGCGAGCTGAGCGCATTGAAACGCTCCATCGCCGAGCAGGTTCTGGCGAAGAGTCCAGCCACGCTCTTCTCGATCCGTGCGAGCTGATCGATGAAGCCCGGACTGGCTCTCAGCTTCGGTTACGACGACGGGTCGCTGCGCACCTTCGCGGACGCCAGGCTCCAGCCGGACGTCGTGCTGCGCGACATCTATTCCCTGCCGGAAATCGATCTGAATGATTTCAGCGTGCTGTTCATCAGTAT harbors:
- a CDS encoding primary-amine oxidase; translation: MLDTVKATAQTATPHALDPLTAEEITAACTLVRAAATSPENCRFPTVRLEEPTKQELAADRAGRRAFALTLDITTGEAVEHVVDLARNEIVARKVIPNREAPYGQPPVMLEEFFKCEAVVKADPGWRAAMVRRGLTDKDIELIQVDPFSSGFFDMEFERGARIVRAVSFFREHLQDNGYAHPIEGVVAVVDLIAGKVIHLTDADPIVPIPRKKRNYGAHEVKNPRTDIKPLHIEQPEGASFKVDGWKVDWQKWSFRVGFTPREGLVLHQLSYQDGARKRSLIHRASVTEMVVPYADPTENHFWKSAFDAGEYGLGMLANALELGCDCLGNIHYFDVPAADNRGEPFVMQNAICMHEEDYGIAWKHYEFRNGLFEVRRSRRLVISFFATVGNYDYGFYWYLYQDGTIQLEAKLTGIIQTAAVPSGQTYKWGGMVDDNLGGPTHQHFFNVRMHMNLDGGGNTVTEHEFVPRPWGADNPHGNAFDTTTRVLSRERDAAAIANGETGRFWKISNPNETNSVGNAPAYKLVVSPSPLMLAQEGSYVRKRGGFATKHVWVTAFNADEKYASGDYPNVHAGGDGLPRYAAQNRNIENADIVVWHSFGHTHVCKPEDFPIMPVEYAGFILKPTGFFAANAAGDIPPDRNSRSVLAGEEKGGGGSCCHKG
- a CDS encoding methionine ABC transporter permease — encoded protein: MSPELINLIIQATGESLYMVGIAALLGTAFGLPLGVFLATSRKGELFSAPAVNRVLGIVVNATRSTPFIILVVAIIPFTRLIAGTSIGSTAAIVPLVIASTPFIARLVEAAIREVDGGLIETASSFGASPIQIVLKVLIPEALPGLVLALTLAVVSLLGYSAMVGAVGGGGLGDLGIRYGYQRFMPEMMLAVVVVLIALVQLVQSAGDYLARRVNRRLRHR
- a CDS encoding CBS domain-containing protein — its product is MQAHQIMSQPVVTISPESSVANAIQLMLSHHFSGLPVTDAGGKLVGIVCESDFLRRTEIGTEHVRRRLLSLLLGADRIAREFVKEHGQKVEQVMTPDPVTVAEDTPLGEIAALMECRRVNHIPVMHEGRIVGMITRSDFVSTVAGPLTKVPGSLENDNQIRQSVLAAMSDAPWHPSGLNVSVRDGVVTLRGVVRSEAARQAAVVACETVPGVLAVEDRLCLQTLRADPEDDYGGGDIVSLPAETSTADDEPL
- a CDS encoding serine hydrolase domain-containing protein encodes the protein MRPTEIMRGSPPAPEAQVTRANWRSFPAIRWGFTHTREVLPTAEVRRSAHPTPIPSAPHELQKLGFTAPDGKSTTIEATLRETFGDALLVMHRGTLIHEWYGDGMSVTTPHLICSISKSIAGTLGGVLAARGLLDPEARVVRYVPELENSVYGSCTVRNVLDMAVAIKFEEDYEDPAGDVARYRFSSGWDVPPPGVEPGHQRAYLTTLRGTGKPHGKVFHYVSTNTEVLGWVYERACGMPYPRILSEYLWQPLGAEEDGSLTLDSHGMGRIAGGLSVTARDLLRFGEMIRNRGLVEGRQVVPGWWIDDIHENGDPRAWADGDLADIFPGARYRSKWYTIDPSRNDLAGIGIHGQWLYIDAVTDTVIVKLATQPKAMDIPLDHRWLAAFRAITTHFAPR
- a CDS encoding c-type cytochrome, translating into MRLRALYLAAFLAACSATAALPVLHGSAAAQSAPVADPIALSDAMTRLQLQHAKLWFAGKLGNWALASYEVQKIDLTLEAAGKLLPAEGSIRSQVTRTKEQLEAVRQAVRLKDLSVFTKAYSSLTNECNGCHRANGYASIAIQLPAIPPVPNQLFVDQVSEGKALARSACGTCHVIADVAKESPASRPPAPDLPEIVVRSSFSADAIRQLLSSGHRRIGPAQAMANPRLTENQIEAVVAYLETLRADRSR
- a CDS encoding helix-turn-helix domain-containing protein; translation: MALSATLPIQDSAPNLLQASSTDVDEHCAGLGRWRLSYDQISAGAFRGSFTQLSLPRLEVFREITSQQVRQHGQLGADSFAIGLPWHDDAEVSCNGTSARGARVLASIDAEIDMCTPKAFELRGVVAGTMLIAELAARLDIELPRAVWHQLRVIETEEAPVARLRALLTAIQETITTAPERFDDLVARQALEDALLVEILDMLPTARASDPGRSSAARRRTVDRARELMHGSGDRSLSILEVCKAVGASPRKLGYCFQEVVGTSPMHYWRAMRLNRVRRDLKRAGDTDVSVYDVAVQHGFWHFSQFSLDYKRHFSELPSETLRRARLAA
- a CDS encoding MetQ/NlpA family ABC transporter substrate-binding protein, whose amino-acid sequence is MRFLATLAAAALLATAAQAETIRVGVTAGPHAEILDVVKKVGAERGLDIKVVEFTDYVIPNQALALKDLEANSFQHEPYLKNQISKTGWKIVKVATTIGSPQGVYSQKYKKLADLPEGARVAIANDPSNGARGLMILALHGVIKLKDNNNVASTIADITENPKKLRFVELDAAQLPRALQDVDVVSINNNYAVQAGLNPAIDAIARENPDGPWVNILAVREEDKDKPWVKQLTEAYHSDQVKAFLETRFKGTYLPTW